A window from Chitinophaga filiformis encodes these proteins:
- the uvrA gene encoding excinuclease ABC subunit UvrA, whose translation MKEGQSKKASAGDFVRVRGAREHNLKNINVDIPRNALVVFTGVSGSGKSSLAFGTLYAEAQRRYLESVSPYARRLFNQMSVPEVDEIEGLPPAVALQQQRGAVTTRSSVGSVTTLSNLLRMLFSRAGDYPKGQSIIYAEGFSPNTPEGACPNCHGLGRIYDVTEKSMVPDDSLTIRERAIAAWPTAWQGQNLREILMTLGYDVDKPWRDLPKKDREWILFTDEQPTVPVYSGLSAKEMKKALNQKLEPSYMGTFTGAKRYVMQTFANTQSQLMKKRVMQFMTGADCPVCNGKRLKKESLSVKFAGYDITEISRLQLYELNKIFSPYARQASFDKINELHPEKAMVAQRIAEDLVARLSIMLDLGLGYLTPERSTPTLSPGELQRLRLATQVRSNLFGVVYVLDEPSAGLHPADTEALLRALDKLKDAGNSLFVVEHEVDIIRHADWVVDVGPAAGVNGGEILYSGPLSGLQKVETSVTRRYIAQAIPPKRTARTTTSWLRLEGVSRNNLSNLDVSFPLGVLTSVTGISGSGKSSLVSQALIELVAAQLGQEIDPPTEDQQDLLQEETVLSSGRITEGMERVKRMVRVDQKPIGRTPRSNLATYTGLFDHVRKLFAATKMAKARHYDAGRFSFNVAKGRCPHCAGEGFVMVELLFLPSVYSPCPTCHGTRYNDKTLEIKYKDKNIAEVLAMPVDVAWEFFEEEEILRRSLNVVRQVGLGYLRLGQPATELSGGEAQRIKLATELQRSQRGDTLYVLDEPTTGLHPADVEKLMVQLNSLVDAGNTVIVVEHDMHVIAQSDWVIDIGPGAGEQGGKIVAEGIPAAVAKNKKSETAAYLSLYV comes from the coding sequence ATGAAGGAAGGGCAATCTAAAAAAGCATCGGCTGGCGATTTTGTTCGCGTGCGGGGTGCAAGGGAACACAATCTTAAAAATATCAATGTTGACATACCGCGTAATGCGCTGGTTGTTTTCACAGGCGTATCGGGTTCAGGTAAATCTTCGCTGGCATTCGGAACTTTGTATGCTGAAGCACAACGCCGTTACCTGGAATCAGTCTCACCTTATGCAAGACGGTTATTTAACCAGATGTCCGTCCCTGAAGTGGATGAAATCGAAGGTCTGCCTCCTGCTGTTGCCTTACAACAACAACGCGGTGCAGTAACCACACGTTCTTCTGTTGGTAGTGTAACAACGCTATCCAACCTGCTCCGTATGTTGTTTTCAAGGGCAGGCGACTATCCCAAAGGACAATCGATCATCTACGCTGAAGGCTTTTCACCGAATACACCCGAAGGGGCCTGTCCCAACTGTCACGGGCTTGGCCGTATCTATGATGTGACCGAAAAATCGATGGTACCGGACGACAGTCTCACGATCCGTGAACGGGCCATTGCTGCGTGGCCTACAGCCTGGCAGGGGCAAAACCTGCGCGAGATACTGATGACGCTGGGCTATGATGTAGATAAGCCCTGGCGTGATCTGCCGAAGAAAGACCGTGAGTGGATACTATTTACAGACGAACAGCCAACCGTTCCTGTGTATTCAGGCCTTTCTGCAAAAGAAATGAAGAAGGCGCTGAACCAAAAATTGGAGCCGAGCTACATGGGCACGTTCACAGGTGCTAAGCGGTATGTAATGCAGACCTTCGCGAATACGCAAAGCCAGCTAATGAAAAAGCGGGTAATGCAGTTTATGACGGGGGCAGATTGCCCGGTGTGCAATGGTAAAAGGTTAAAAAAAGAATCTCTGTCTGTAAAATTTGCCGGCTATGATATTACAGAGATATCGCGCCTTCAATTGTATGAGCTTAATAAAATTTTTAGTCCTTATGCCAGACAGGCATCGTTTGATAAAATAAATGAACTGCACCCTGAAAAAGCAATGGTGGCTCAACGTATTGCGGAAGATCTCGTGGCAAGGCTGTCTATAATGCTTGATCTCGGCCTTGGCTACCTTACGCCGGAACGCAGCACGCCTACGCTGTCACCGGGTGAGTTGCAAAGACTACGGCTTGCAACGCAGGTACGTTCAAATTTATTCGGCGTTGTGTATGTTCTCGATGAACCTTCTGCGGGCCTTCATCCGGCGGATACTGAAGCATTGCTGCGCGCGCTGGATAAGCTGAAAGACGCTGGCAATTCGCTTTTCGTAGTCGAGCATGAAGTGGATATCATTCGGCACGCTGACTGGGTGGTAGATGTCGGTCCTGCCGCTGGTGTTAACGGTGGTGAAATTCTATACAGCGGGCCTTTAAGCGGGTTGCAGAAAGTGGAAACCTCTGTTACCCGGCGATATATAGCACAGGCAATCCCGCCTAAACGAACTGCACGTACTACGACAAGCTGGCTACGTTTGGAAGGAGTTTCCCGCAATAATCTCAGCAACCTGGATGTTTCTTTTCCCTTAGGCGTTTTGACGAGTGTGACAGGTATTTCCGGCTCAGGTAAAAGCAGCCTTGTCAGCCAGGCGCTTATAGAACTCGTTGCAGCGCAGCTTGGCCAGGAAATAGATCCTCCAACTGAAGATCAACAGGATTTACTTCAGGAAGAAACAGTTCTTTCTTCAGGGCGGATAACGGAAGGTATGGAACGGGTTAAACGCATGGTACGGGTGGATCAAAAACCGATCGGCCGTACACCCAGGTCTAATCTTGCTACGTACACCGGCTTATTTGACCATGTGCGTAAACTTTTTGCAGCAACGAAAATGGCGAAAGCGCGTCATTACGATGCAGGCCGTTTTTCGTTTAACGTAGCCAAGGGCCGTTGTCCACATTGCGCCGGTGAAGGCTTCGTAATGGTAGAATTGTTGTTCTTGCCAAGCGTGTATTCCCCCTGTCCTACCTGCCACGGCACGCGCTACAACGACAAAACGCTCGAAATAAAATACAAGGATAAGAATATTGCTGAAGTACTTGCGATGCCGGTAGATGTTGCGTGGGAGTTTTTTGAAGAAGAGGAGATCTTGCGGCGTAGCCTTAATGTTGTTCGACAGGTAGGCTTAGGTTATTTAAGGTTAGGTCAGCCTGCTACAGAATTATCAGGCGGTGAGGCACAACGCATCAAACTGGCAACGGAATTGCAGCGTTCGCAGCGTGGCGATACGCTTTATGTGCTGGATGAACCGACGACAGGATTGCACCCGGCAGATGTAGAGAAACTGATGGTGCAATTAAATTCGCTGGTAGATGCGGGCAATACGGTGATCGTTGTTGAGCACGACATGCACGTTATTGCGCAGAGCGATTGGGTGATCGACATTGGGCCGGGGGCCGGCGAACAGGGCGGAAAGATCGTTGCTGAAGGAATACCGGCGGCGGTTGCCAAAAA
- a CDS encoding SWIM zinc finger domain-containing protein gives MLTLKNFELQLSDKIVHRGREYYENAAVVDLEETEEGLWYAEVTGSDTYQVEVRLLRKNNIASYSCDCPYEGDICKHVVAVLFLLKEELSKAPAPQKGDPKKDFKTLLQKIGLEECREFILTHAASDQKFKSIFERYFADKDGDMDIGKSYTQQLKGLIRSNSGGDFIDYRSVQQLANEINGLLDEGRRLLEKGNFHNAFILARSVLTEVIDLITYCDDSGGYIGDIINSAIALIKVVVEEEKAMTDVQAEIFDFIRSAVSLPVYFDYGDFGHDMLDVYFTLAIKLNEQASYLNFIDGQIKKTSEDEHSYRKDYFLVRKVAFLHAIGNFSDAQALLRENLDIVDIRRGEVRRLVEKTDLSSAKQLIVEGIELARKKDHPGTVRQWEEELLHIAVLENDKDTIRYYTKHFAFDRGFHQIYYNQWKSSFDMDEWEEEIEKYIEERITGVELQYQKNKGKVWYSPDTLLLDVLAPIYIEEKYWDRLLSLMSQEIDLDRLLRYHDHLVNIYPIQLLALYLPAFGRKGDIVGNRREYTDLAIKMIMVIEAIPEGTDEVITIAEEICRKYPRRPAMIQELNRVIEMRG, from the coding sequence ATGCTCACATTGAAAAATTTTGAATTACAACTAAGTGATAAGATCGTCCATCGGGGAAGGGAATACTATGAGAATGCAGCTGTTGTTGATCTGGAGGAAACGGAAGAAGGTTTATGGTATGCGGAAGTGACGGGAAGCGATACATACCAAGTGGAGGTGAGGTTGCTCAGAAAGAACAACATAGCATCATATTCATGCGATTGCCCGTATGAAGGTGACATCTGCAAACATGTTGTGGCAGTCTTATTTCTGCTGAAGGAAGAATTATCTAAGGCCCCGGCCCCCCAAAAAGGCGATCCCAAAAAAGATTTTAAGACCTTATTACAAAAAATAGGTTTAGAAGAATGCCGGGAATTTATTCTGACGCATGCTGCAAGCGATCAAAAGTTCAAATCTATATTTGAACGCTACTTCGCGGATAAAGATGGCGACATGGATATAGGTAAGAGCTATACCCAACAACTAAAAGGCTTGATACGGAGCAATTCAGGCGGAGATTTTATTGATTACAGATCTGTTCAACAATTGGCAAATGAGATTAATGGATTACTTGATGAGGGGCGACGCCTGTTAGAAAAGGGCAATTTTCATAACGCGTTTATTTTAGCAAGATCAGTATTGACGGAAGTCATCGACCTTATTACTTATTGCGATGATTCCGGTGGATACATTGGAGATATTATCAATAGTGCCATAGCATTGATAAAGGTTGTCGTGGAGGAGGAAAAGGCAATGACGGATGTGCAGGCAGAGATATTTGATTTTATACGATCAGCGGTAAGCCTTCCGGTATATTTCGATTATGGTGATTTTGGACATGATATGCTGGATGTTTATTTTACCCTTGCCATAAAGTTAAATGAACAGGCGTCCTATCTGAATTTTATTGATGGTCAGATTAAAAAGACATCAGAAGACGAGCATTCTTATAGGAAGGATTATTTTCTTGTGCGGAAAGTAGCATTCTTACATGCTATTGGGAATTTTAGTGATGCTCAGGCACTTCTTCGGGAAAATTTAGATATTGTTGATATTCGACGCGGCGAGGTTAGGCGCCTGGTAGAAAAGACCGATCTTTCTTCGGCTAAGCAATTAATAGTTGAGGGAATTGAACTTGCCCGAAAAAAGGACCATCCGGGAACGGTAAGGCAGTGGGAGGAAGAGCTTCTCCACATTGCTGTTTTAGAAAACGATAAAGATACAATAAGGTATTATACAAAACATTTTGCTTTTGATCGGGGCTTTCATCAGATTTATTACAATCAATGGAAGAGTAGCTTCGACATGGATGAATGGGAAGAGGAAATAGAAAAATATATTGAAGAAAGAATAACAGGTGTAGAACTACAATATCAAAAAAATAAGGGAAAAGTATGGTATTCGCCAGATACACTACTGCTTGATGTACTCGCTCCTATCTATATTGAGGAGAAATACTGGGACAGACTGCTGAGTCTTATGAGCCAGGAAATAGATCTGGACCGGCTGTTACGGTACCATGATCATTTAGTGAATATTTATCCCATACAGCTGTTAGCATTATATCTTCCCGCCTTTGGGCGTAAAGGTGATATAGTTGGAAACCGTCGGGAATATACGGATCTGGCTATCAAAATGATAATGGTGATTGAAGCTATTCCTGAGGGAACGGATGAAGTCATCACTATTGCAGAGGAAATATGCCGTAAATATCCCCGCAGGCCTGCTATGATACAAGAGCTGAATAGGGTTATTGAAATGCGGGGGTAA
- a CDS encoding response regulator: MKTKTRKVLIIEDEGDLCLLINILLEGKGMEIEHVQSIAKAGEYLLQEKPSLILLDNRLPDGFGIDFLSIVKKEHPTTKVIMISGVDAAAEDVALENGADAFLKKPFTKAQLHETVTELLKTEDAITSPS; the protein is encoded by the coding sequence ATGAAAACTAAAACACGCAAAGTATTGATCATTGAAGACGAAGGTGACCTATGCCTGCTTATAAATATACTATTGGAAGGCAAGGGAATGGAAATAGAACATGTACAAAGCATTGCCAAAGCTGGGGAATATCTTCTACAGGAAAAGCCTTCTTTAATATTATTAGATAATCGCCTGCCTGACGGTTTCGGCATCGACTTTCTTAGCATTGTAAAAAAGGAACACCCTACAACAAAAGTGATCATGATCTCTGGTGTTGACGCGGCCGCTGAGGATGTAGCTTTAGAAAATGGCGCTGACGCTTTTCTGAAAAAGCCGTTTACCAAAGCACAGTTGCACGAAACGGTTACGGAGTTGCTGAAAACAGAAGATGCAATTACTTCGCCATCCTAA